In the genome of Oncorhynchus tshawytscha isolate Ot180627B unplaced genomic scaffold, Otsh_v2.0 Un_contig_5665_pilon_pilon, whole genome shotgun sequence, the window ggattcCCTATCACGGCCGGAAGTAATGCATTCTGGATAACTGATCtgtataggatagtagtctatgaAAAGCAAATGATGTAAAAATGTTGCCAGTTCTAAAGAAACTGACAGTCATTGCCAAGGAAACGGTGTCCCCATAATAAAGTTATAAATGTTGGTTTAAAGCTTGAACTGTCCAATCAAAACATATTGGCGCCCTCTATGGGGCACTGGCATAGAATTCAGCCGTTGCCAGAGAAGAACAGCGTGTTCTGGCTGTTCCACTAGGAGGCCCATTTACCAACCACTGTCAACAGTGCTCAGATTAATGAAACTACTTCTTAAAACGTCAAATGTATCAGATCATGTGATTACCTTAACATGTTTTTCACTATATGGGCCTATTCTGCAAACCAATAGGTTGGACAATATTGATTAGCTTATAATGTTTACAACATGCTAAATATATAGTAGTCTAGTGGTATTATAATGCATTTAGTGCATTATAATAACATTACTATTACCAGCAAAGCTAATACAATAAGGCGATAACAGACAGTTTTTACAATCAATTCGCTGCAGGAAAAGTTATTGCCTGGAACTCCATAACTTCATTTTGGAAGAACAGCGGGGGAGGGGAGGACTTCTCTGTTGAATACCAGGAATCgtccttttaaaaaaaacatttcttacTGACAATCTGCCAAGAGGCCCTTACTGGAAAAACAAGGGGGTGGAGCCTCCCGACACATTATGAGCGCTACTCGCAAGCTCTGCGCGATCATTAAAGAGGCAAATGATGTACGAGCAACGTCCAGTCAGTCCAACGTAGAACACAGACAAAGGACACAACTGACACTGTAAAGGACATTGCACATCAGCAAGGATACAATTGTTACAATTTGAACAACACAAGATATCAAGCTCAAGGAAGCAAATATACTCAAGGGATTGAAGCAATTggataaactttcaaagttccaagTACAGAGAGAAACCGTTAAAAGGTAAGAAATAAGACTATTGATTCTATTGTTTAAAAGTAGCAAAGGAGAAGACAATGTATCATTATAAATCATTAGTGATTTTTTTTCATGGGACTTTTGTATGTAAAATGATGCAACAGTTGAAGGATTCCGCTCACTAGCCTCCTCGACTTTACTGGAACTGACCGCGGTGACTGAGCCGGAGGGCAGAGATAAAAAACCAACTTTCCTGTAAATGAGCAGGACAGAGTAAACGGTAGCCTAATTGCACATCAAGTCTATTCTACTGAAAtatcatgttttcactttcaccTTTCACATACAATAGCCATATAGGCGAGTTGTCGCAAATAATATGGTTATAAATCATGTAGCAGTGCGTAATTGGAGTGACGATAGCAACATGAGCGGTGTCGAATCATATTACTTCGTGTGGTTCTCAATAGTCCGCTACAGGACAAAAAATAGCCAGGGCCTCATTGGTAAAAATGTTCCACTATGTAACCAGAGAAGTTTAATTAGAATATTTGAAATTATAGCCAAAACATAATCTTTGCCTGAGAGCTACATGAGTTGAGGACTATTAGATTACTCTCAATCCTAAAACAATTACACTATAAATAAACCTTTTATCGACTGTTATTTATTTCTATAATTAAAATGATAGAACTGGATATCTTGAGTTGATAAACTAAACGTCAGTTATTTAGATCATATTGCCAAATGCCCTGAGGTCCACTCAATGTCCAAATCACTCCACTCTGAGCAGATACTTTGGACACTGATGATTTTCTCTGCTTTTTCTCCAGGACTATCCTCTccagacacaacaacaacaaaatctaaAGGCCTTGACCTCTGTAGGGAGATTGGTGACCTCTACTCTCCGACCTCCTCCTTCTAGTCTTCTGTTGTCTGTGTGGTGCCCAGTGCTCACCAGGCAGGTCGCAAAGAAGCGGTGCGCAGCGCCATGGTAACCCACAGCAAGTTTGACTCCGTCATGAGCAGCAGCCCCTTCGACTCCACCATGCGGCTGCCTCACCGTTACAAGACCTTCAGCTCCAAGGTGCAGTACCAGCTCGTCGTCACCACCCTGCACAAGCTCCAGGAGAGCGGCTTCTACTGGGGCTCTATCAATGGCAAGGAGGCCAACGCCATGCTGGCCGCCGAGTCCGTCGGCACCTTCCTGATCCGCGACAGCTCCGACAACCGACACTTCTTCACGCTCAGCGTCAAGACGGCGTCTGGCACCAAGAACCTGCGCATCCAGTGTGACTCCGGGTCCTTCTTACTCCAGACGGACCCCAAGAGCATGCAGGCTGTGCCCCGCTTCGACTGTGTGCTGAAGCTGGTCCACCACTACATGCTCCCGACCAAAGGGGCTTCGCTGGTGGAGAAAAACACGAGGGGAGGGAACGCCTCCTACTACATCTACTCTGGAGGGGAGAAGATTCCCCTGGAGCTCCTCAAACCTTTCTCCTCCACTATGTCCAGCCTGCAGCACCTGTGTAGGAAAACAGTCAACGGACACCTGGACATATCCAGCAAACGGGACCAGCTTCCCCACCCGCTCAAAGAGTTCCTGCAGGAGTACGACGCGCCCATCTAGGCCCCTCTGGACATGTAGTGCCTCGATGGCATAAGACTCGATAAAGGTGTTATGAAGGGGACTTGGGCCGGTGTGAGAGACAGTGTGGCAGTACCCCACAGAACTGGGGGGGAAATATgactgtctgtatctgtgtcttaGAGGGATGGTTCACCCACATCAGGGTGACGAGGCAGAGGGGAAGGCAGCAGCATGAGTCAGTCTGAGAAAGTAGAAGAAGATGCTTGGTATTGTGGTTCTCATAAGGGCTGTACTGTACCTATCTCCCAAGCCCAGGAGTGATATAACGTTACCATGAGGAGTAGAGCTATACTGGTCCCACGTCAGCCAGTCACTCTCAACAGGCTGCCAACCACAAGACAAGAGGTGGGCGTCGTCATCAGACTTTCCAGTCTCTCATtcatgcagagagaggagagagagagagacagaacgagagagaaggagagagagagaaagacagaacgagagagagagagagagagagaaaggaggactgGTTCATTGAGAGGCTACACGGCCAGTCGGTGTGCTGCTAATTGGTTCAGATGTGTGTCAGTCAGGCCTTCAATTGGACCAGAAAAGAACTATTTCCCAACCTCAACTCTAACCTCACTGCATGACTAATAACTTCCTCCTGaggtccgctctctctctctttagtcgaTGAAGGCTCTGAGCCAGCATCTTGCCTGCCTTCACACCTCTGACGAAGCACACATTCCCACTGCTGCTAACCACGGGGTCTGGCTGTGGCACGGCACCGGCctgagaaacacaaacacaccagccTCTCCTATCCATTCAACCATTACATCAGGATTGGCTGTATTGACTGTCCTTAGCTGGCTGTTGGATATTAGTTACGGACATTAGCCCTGAGCCTGGAAGTATTAAACTCGTTGGTCGGAGTACCAAGCTTTTGGCTTCCTCTGGGAAAACTGGGATCTCTGTCTCAGCCTTGCCAGGAAACTGCCTAGCAACCGGAATTCTAACCCATGTTCCAAAGGGGACATTTAACGTCACCACCTCCAACATCACACTTTGAGTCAATAGTTGTTTATTTCCTTAGAAAGAACTAGCCAGAACTGCAAACCAATTATGACCCAATGTTACAGAAGTGTGAAGCCACAAACGGCCAAATGGAGAAAATGATATTTGAGACTTAAGGTGTTGAAGATGTGTGTAATGATTGGTTGATTGGCAGggcttttgatttgaacatgccAAACCTGTCCTGAACTCACCAACAAAACGGTTTCTTGACCGAACAACGAATGCTTGCATGACGAATAAATGAATGAGGGGTTGCTTTTATACTTGAGATATTAACAtcactatatacagaggacatAGAGTCTGGGTAAGCCCTCAGTGGATAGGAAATATACCCCGATGAATGTGGTGGTATTTGTGCCGCAGACAGGATACCAGATATCACTTGCTATTGAATGTATTAAAATCTGagaatctctcttcctctcaaagAGAGCATCTAAGGTTCATCCTGTTcaatttatttttcttaaaaccagACAATGTTTACATGACTGACAGAAATATGCAAACAGGTTTTCTTCTATCTTTTATAAAGATATTCATTATTGTCTAGCCAGGTGACTGGCTGCAGTAGAAGCATGATCGAGTTTGAAGAAAAGGAGATGGCAGAAGCAAGCAGAACTAAAAACTTTGCACATATTTATATTCATACGACATTTCAATAATTTATAATAAAGAGCactatttttttaatgaatgacATCCTTGTTGTGTGACCTTATTTGGGGGGTGTTACATCAGATATGACTATACGTTTTGGGTATTTGACACTAGATTCTCATCACTACACATGTCTAAAACATCCCACCTTCAGTTAACCACACAAGAAGTCAGAACACATAACGTTAAAAGAGCTGGGTAGAAATAATGTTGTGTTTTTATTCATTTCGTCGCTGTTTACTACGTTCATTTGACAGGAACCATGCACATGAATTAACATTGAATTTCACTAACAACTAGACTTTTACGGGGCCAATTTCCCAGACAGAAGCCTGGACTCAAACATGCTTTTTAGTCCTGGACTAGGCTTAACCTGTGTCCGAGAAACCAGCCCCTAAAGGGACTGTTATCTAAACAGATCAGGAAACATTTCTCTCAGTATCTAATCTGTTGTCTAAGCCCCTCCCTTTACCATGTAAAGTGTGTGTGGACCCAGAGAATTACACTAGAAGTGATGGAGTGATGTCCCCGCCCCAAGCCTTTGTTCCAGTGGAAGAGGATTAACCTCCCTTCAACAATGTATAGCAACaattcagtggaggctgctgaggggagaacggctcataataatgtattaaaaaaatatatataatattttttaactaggcaagtcagttaagaacaaattcttttttacaatgtgggccaaacccggacaatgctgggccaattgtgcgccgccctatcaAGGCTGGGTGTGggacagcctggattcaaatcaGGGTATCTGTAGTGACACGTCTAGCACTgagatttatttattatttattattatttatttacctttatttaaccaggtaggcaagttgagaacaagttctcatttacaattgcgacctggccaagataaagcaaagcagttcgacacatacaacaacacagagttacacatggaataaacaaaacatacagtcaataatacagtagaacaaaagaaaacaaaaagtctacatacagtgagtgcaaatgaggtaagttaaggacataaataggccatggtggcgaagtagttacaatatagcaattaaacactggaatggtagattggcagaagatgaatgtgcaggtagagatactggggtgcaaaggagcaaaataaataaataaataccagtatggggatgaggtaggtagatagatgggctctttacagatgggctatgtacaggtgcagtgacctataagctgctctgacagctggtgcttaaagctagtgagggagatgtgagtctccagcttcagagatttttgcaattcgttccagtcatgggcagcagagaactggaaggaaagacgaccaaagggggaattggctttgggggtgaccagtgagatatatctgctggagcgcgtgctatgagtgggtgctgctatggtgaccagtgagctgagataaggcggggctttacctagcagagacttgtagataacctgtagccagtgggtttggcgacgagtatgaagcgagggccagccaacgagagcgttcaggtcgcagtggtgggtagtgtatggggctttggtaacaaaatggatggcactgtgatagactgcatccagtttgttgagtagagtgttggaggctattttatagatgacatcaccgaagtcgaggatcggtaggatggtcagttttacgagggtatgtttggcagcatgagtgaaggatgctttgttgcgatataggaagccaattctagatttaattttggattggagatgcttaatgtgagtctggaaggagagtttacagtctagccagacacctaggtatttgtagttgtccacgtattctaagtcagagccgtccagagtagtgatgctggacgggcgggcaggtgcgggcagtgatcgattgaatagcaaccatttcattttatttgcgtttaagagcaattggaggccacggaaggagagtcgtatgacattgaagctcgtctgaagggttgttaacacagtgtccaacgaacggtcagaagtatacagaatggtgtcgcctgcgtagaggtggatcagagactcaccagcagcaagagcgacatcattgatgtatactgaAAAGAGAGTCGGTCtaataattgaaccctgtggcacccccatagagactgccagaggcccggacaacagaccctccgatttgacacactgaactctatcagagaagtggttggtgaaccaggcgaggcaatcatttgagaaaccaaggctgtcgagtctgccgatgaggatgtggtgattggcagagtcgaaagccttgaccaggtcaatgaatacggctgcacagtattgtttcttatctatggcggttaagatatcgtttaggaccttgagcgtggctgagatgcacccatgaccagctgtgaaaccagattgcatagtggtgggattcgaaatggtcggtaatctgtttgtttacttggctttcgaagaccttagaaaggcaaggTAGGATAGAAATaggtctatatatttttttttttttaaacgtgctTGATACCACTCCATTCCGGACATTATtttgagccatcctcccctcactaGTCTCCACTGAGAGACATTACATTGTCATGTACGTTTGGCACGAGAATGACTATACTATTGGAGCTGGCGGGACCGCACAAACCAATCTGTGACCACGTTACTAAAACACAGTGCCCTAGACACATTATTACCCCTGCATCCACCACACAACCCAAAGGaatagggtgaagttgcccctagatgctgatcttgggtcagttcaGCATTTTCTCCAGTAATGGTTAGGGTTGATTGGGGGCAGGGGGAAGCTCATCCTAGATCTGTATCTAAGGGGAAACTTCCCCTGGAGCCAACCAAAAGGGGCCTAAACAGAGACAGCGCTAATTCTTGTTTACCGCTACCCTGCTGTAGCCACACCCGTAATCAAGTTTGATGCTGCATGCCCTCCAAACAATGTGTTGTCAGTCTCTGGAATGATGTGTTGTCAGTCTGTGGCACTTTGTATTGTCAGTCTGTAGGACTATGTGTTGTCAGTCTCTGGGACTATGTGTTGTCAGTCTGTGGCACGATGTGTTGTCAGTCTCTAGGACTATGTATTGTCAGTCTCTAGGACTATGTGTTGTCAGTCTGTGGCACTATGTATTGTCAGTCTGTGGCACTATGTATTGTCAGTCTCTAGGACTATGTGTTGTCAGTCTCTAGGACTATGTATTGTCAGTCTTTAGGACTATGTGTTGTCAGTCTCTGGGACTATGTGTTGTCAGTCTCTAGGACTATGTGTTGTCAGTCTCTAGGACTATGTGTTGTCAGTCTCTCAGTCAATAGGACTATGTGTTGTCAGTCTCTAGGACTATGTATTGTCAATCTCTGGGACTATGTATTGTCAGTCTCTAGGACTATGTATTGTCAGTCTCTGGGACTATGTATTGTCAGTCTCTAGGACTGTGTGTTATCAGTCAGGACATATAGAAGAGAAGTAAATATATACCCACACGGGCAcacaggcttgtgtgtgtgtgtgtctgtgtctgtgtgccggcCATGAATCCAGCCCTCTCAGATGACATGTTCTGTGTTGTGGTTCACTTATCAGGAAATGAATTCAAGCGGTATTTAAAACGAACTAGAACTAGACATCTGTGTTCCTGCTTGAAGGAacagtgtctgtctgtgcgtcagAAAGTGTTTCTGAAGAACCAAGTCATACCAATACAGAAAGGAAGAGATGTGTTTGTGttctgctcttcctctctggtgTCTGTTACATGGGAGTGAGGTGTTGGTCAGTTGGTTGTTGCCCTGGGATGCAGACAATAAGCATTGACTTGGCAGTGGTCCCACTACAGATGAGATCATCAGTGGTTCTTGAACCTAAATAAGTGACGTTCTACCATGATTGTGGATACTCCTGAATgtattgtgaataatgatgagtctGAAAGTTACAGACATACTAATATCAGACCCccccaaaatgctaacctcccctgttattgtaatggtgagaggttagcatgtcttgggggtatgatataaaatgctaacctcccctgttattgtaatggtgagaggttatgtcttggggtatgatataaaatgtcTAATGGTGAGGGTAGCATGTcttgtatgatataaaatgctaacctcccctgttattgtaatggtgagaggttagcatgtcttgggggtatgatataaaatgctaacctccctgttattgtaatggtgagaggttagcatgtcttggggtatgatataaaatgtatGTTATTGTAATGAAaatgtcttggggtatgatataaaataacctcccctgttattgtaatggtgagaggttagcatgtcttggggtatgatatttgtatgTCTGTAACTTGCTCATTCATCATTagtcatgattcattcaggattatccataatcatggtagcatccacatgaatgtagaagtgtttagaaacatattctaatcttatttacaataaaagtgactccaaaatgacacattatttacattatttaccattaatttctattgggcacagaATAATCTTAAACATAATTTAAACCaatagcaaatgcatccaacacatGTGTAGAgttacaagcttgatgtaatcgttgattgctatgaatatgggaccaaatgcgtaacgtttgactactttaatacacacaagtgaatttgtcccaatcaTTTTGGTCTCCTAAAAtgatgtaatttctaaacggttcacccgatatagATGAAAATAACCTCAAAGAAAGCTGaccgtctgcactttaacctcacagtcagtgtatcattttaaatccaaagtgctggagtacagaaccaaaacaacaacaaatgtgtcactgtcccaatccTTTTGGAGCTGACTGTATCCTCCGCGGTAATGAGAGAGTGCAGCCAGGAATCTTAGGCTTAGTCCCACATGGCACTATATTCCTtatattatagtgcactactagggtACGATTTGGGATGTACACTTAGTTTGCACACTACAATTTGCTGAATTGACGTATAGCTGGCCGGGAGCCTTCACAACAAACTTCTATATTCAACCTATTTACGGTAAGGAGCTCCCAGCCTCTGCTCTCTCCTACCTGCTTTCAGTGCAGTTTATTGTTTCTGCTCAGCTAACAGCCAATCTAGGAGGTTAAGAGACCTGTGGAGTCTCTGAGGTGATTTGTACTGTGCAGGGGCGTTGTGAGTATGACCGGTAAAACACCACACATGCTTTTCTCTGTAATTGTGCCACTGAGGTGAGATCTAAGGGATTCAAGCACTGACTGTTTACATGTGAAACAGTCATTTACAGCCACTATATGAATCACAGTAATACACTGAACTACTGCATAGTGATACAGTTTAGGTAAATATAGGTACAGTGGATATGTTTGGTTATTGTACTGCAtgtgtgttgtactgtacatAAACATCAATGACTGGGAAGAAAAAACAGTAGATTGGAAATTCTGTCAGGccaaactgatcccagatcagcactcctactctgagacgctttgtgaatgTGGGCCCTGTGAGTAGTGACATGTGTGATAGAGTTGGAGAGATTTCAGAAGAGCCTGCACGCTGAGGTCCTGAtgatatacaggtttatattaacATCAGACTAAATCATCTCCTTCCCTCCTATTCCCCACCTCATTCCCCTACCAGAGCACTGACGGATGAGATTGTTGTGAACCACGATAGTGAGAGAGGAAACAACAGAGGGGAAAGTTGACAGAAGTGCTGAGTGACGGGAATGTACACAGACAGATCTGGGCTCAGGTGAAGGTAGGGTTGTGTTACTGTGGTTTCTGATAGTTTATTGTACAAGATGCAGTGCTTGCACGGTGGCCATGGTATCACTTTGATCTAGGAGGACATGCGTTCTGTTGACAATGGGACGCTAGTATTTATTCTAAACTATCTAAACTATCTGAAACAGTCTCCATTTAAGACACAGAAATGGATATCAATCTATCAGTATAATCACACGTTGTACTACTATCCCATGTGGAgttttcagatgatttaaagggATTGAATAGTattaattaagaaatatatacagtaccagtcaaaagtttggacacacctactcattcaagggtttttctttatttttactattttctatattgtagaacaatagtgaagacattagaactatgaaataagtcatatggaatcatgtagtgttaaacaaatcaaaatatagtttatattttagattcttcaatgtagccaccctttgccttgatgacagctttgctcaatcttggcattctatcaaccagcttcatgaggtagtcacctggaatgcatttgaattaacagttgtgccttgttaaaagttcatttgtggaatttctttccttcttaatgcgtttgagccaatcagttaaatatcaatgtactgtatatgtattgttTTGAACAATTGTTTTTATTGAGTTACTTCAACAGCGGTACAATCAATGAGAAACAATACGGTTTGATGTAATACTAATATTATGAAGAGGGTACAGTTAATAAGAATATATGGACCAAAGGACTCCACAGAGGTCACAAAATGGGGCCTCAAACTCTTAAATAACAATGTTAATCCTGCTTTTGAAAGGTCTACTGCAGTTTTTATTTATATTGATACTCTATCAAAATTCTGCAGTACTTGGTCATGTGATTCCAGAGAAGTAAATGGTACACAAGGGAGACGCTATAGTTACGCAAGACTTCACACTGTCATAATATCACCATGTTCTCTGTATCTCCCCGCCCACAGTCTGAGTCAAGTCTTTGTGTCTAGGACAGTGAGAAAGGTTTGCAAACAGGTTTTTCTAAGGAAGTGGCTACTTTACTGGTGAATTTAAATGTCAGTGATGACACAGAACACAGCTGGTTCTTTTTGTACTGAACTGAGAGAAATGGACTGTGACATTGAAATGAATTCACTGATATGTACTAACAGTGAGGGTGAAACTGAGAACATGAGATACGGGATGAGAAACGTTGAACAATTCTAATTCTATGGTAGGGCTTAGCTGACAACAATATGGTTTTTGCTCTAAACTTCTCTGTAATCACATGCATTACTTCAATTTACCCTAAACTTCTCTCTTATTAATTCTATTTAAATTACATTCAATTGCAGGGCATTCAAGCATGACATCAGCAATTTACTGGAAATGAACACATACATATCAACTCAGTTTGACATCTGAGGGAAACTCAAGTTATAACATATGAATAGTTTCAAAATGTCCCCCAATAAAAACCAGCCTACATTAAAACGAAACAAATTAACATATCCACAATTGAAGTTAGTTTATAGTTTATGTTTATGGACTCCTATTTCCTTGCTACTAGGTTTTTACTAAATACGATACTATTTCATTTCCCCAGAAAGGTTTATCTTAACCTTTATGGTTTTATTGAACCTTATTAGCATCATTGTTATAGACTGTCAGGTGATATAAATTCTCTTTTACAGCAGAGGATGGATTTTCCTTTGACGAACCCATGCATGGGAGGACTGAGACCAGAAATTGGCTCTGGCATTTCTGACAATTTTGAGTCCCCCACAATGGCCCATTTTTTTCCCCTCGAGGCACCCATTAAGAGCTGGATAATTATTATTTTGCGGACAAAATACAAAATCATACAGGCCACTTGGCAAAAAAATGGACCATCCCCTATGGCATTTTCTtgaaatgccagatggccagtccgCCCCTGAACCCATGGTAATAAGTCTATTAGATGGAGAGTTTCATAGAAGCATTCCATAACATGCTTCTATATCATGGGTTGCTCATTTGTGTAAAGTCATATTCCCAATAATAAAAGCATGTTATGGAATGCATCTATGAACCTCTCCGTCTAATAGCCTTATCACCATGGGTTCAGGGGGCGGACTGGCAATCACATGTATCGACCTCAATCGGTCTTTGTTTAAGCTTGCTCTTTTCACCTATACATTCACTGCAAACCCCACAGTGTGACATAATGGGACGAGTGTGACAGGAGACGGAGTGTGACATAATGGGACAGAGTGGGACAGGAGAGTGAGTGTGACATGCCAAGGccatacactcgcattaacatctgctaaccatgttttTTTTTGGGACAGGAGAGTGAGTGTGACATGCCAaggccatgttttttttttgacCTCGCCCAAAGTGCTATTGACAACTTGTTTAGACATTTCTTCAATTGGAGATTGATTTGCTACTAACAGCATGTTGACAAGGGTTCTACTGTACTATTCCATTTCTTACCATAGTCTTTTCATACTAATGAGACGTGCTGAGCCAAAGGAAGATGTG includes:
- the LOC121845826 gene encoding suppressor of cytokine signaling 3-like produces the protein MVTHSKFDSVMSSSPFDSTMRLPHRYKTFSSKVQYQLVVTTLHKLQESGFYWGSINGKEANAMLAAESVGTFLIRDSSDNRHFFTLSVKTASGTKNLRIQCDSGSFLLQTDPKSMQAVPRFDCVLKLVHHYMLPTKGASLVEKNTRGGNASYYIYSGGEKIPLELLKPFSSTMSSLQHLCRKTVNGHLDISSKRDQLPHPLKEFLQEYDAPI